In Paenibacillus kyungheensis, the following are encoded in one genomic region:
- the rplX gene encoding 50S ribosomal protein L24 gives MAKVKKVLESHNHKLHVKKDDTVLVISGKDKGKKGRVIAAYPRENRVLVEGVNMITKHQKPTQLNPQGGRVEQEAPIHVSNVMHVDPKDGKKVTRIGYKTLDNGKKVRVAKRSGETID, from the coding sequence ATGGCGAAAGTGAAAAAAGTGTTGGAATCTCACAACCACAAACTACACGTGAAAAAAGATGATACGGTTCTTGTAATCAGCGGTAAAGACAAAGGTAAAAAAGGTCGCGTTATCGCAGCGTATCCTCGTGAAAACCGCGTGTTGGTTGAAGGCGTGAATATGATCACCAAACACCAAAAACCAACTCAACTGAATCCGCAAGGAGGACGTGTTGAGCAAGAAGCGCCGATCCACGTTTCGAACGTAATGCACGTTGATCCTAAGGACGGAAAAAAAGTAACCCGTATCGGTTACAAAACATTGGATAACGGCAAAAAAGTTCGCGTAGCTAAACGCTCCGGTGAAACAATCGACTAA
- the rplN gene encoding 50S ribosomal protein L14 translates to MIQPFTRLAVADNSGAKELMCIRVLGGTGRRTAAIGDLIVCSVKQATPGGVVKKGDVVRAVIVRTKSSVRRKDGSYIAFDENAAVVVKDDRGPRGTRIFGPVARELRDKDFMKIVSLAPEVI, encoded by the coding sequence ATGATTCAACCATTTACACGTTTGGCTGTAGCCGATAACTCTGGCGCAAAAGAACTTATGTGTATCCGCGTACTAGGTGGTACTGGACGTCGTACAGCTGCAATCGGCGATTTGATCGTTTGTTCTGTAAAACAAGCAACACCAGGCGGCGTTGTCAAAAAGGGTGATGTTGTAAGAGCGGTAATCGTTCGTACAAAGAGTTCCGTTCGTCGTAAAGACGGATCTTACATCGCATTTGATGAGAATGCAGCAGTAGTCGTTAAAGATGACAGAGGCCCTCGTGGTACTCGTATCTTTGGACCAGTTGCTCGTGAATTGCGTGATAAAGACTTCATGAAAATCGTTTCTTTGGCTCCGGAAGTTATCTAA
- the rpsQ gene encoding 30S ribosomal protein S17: MSERNARKVQVGKVVSDKMDKTIVVAVETYKKHDLYHKRIKYTKKFKAHDENNTAKIGDVVKIMETRPLSKDKNWRLVEVVEEAIII; encoded by the coding sequence ATGAGCGAACGCAATGCCCGTAAAGTACAAGTAGGCAAAGTGGTCAGTGATAAAATGGATAAAACCATCGTTGTTGCTGTAGAAACTTATAAAAAGCATGACTTGTATCACAAACGTATTAAATATACGAAAAAATTCAAGGCTCATGATGAAAATAACACTGCTAAAATTGGTGATGTTGTTAAAATCATGGAGACACGTCCATTATCTAAAGATAAAAACTGGAGATTAGTGGAAGTTGTAGAAGAAGCAATCATCATTTGA
- the rpmC gene encoding 50S ribosomal protein L29: protein MKANELRNLTTAEIEQKIAGFKEELFNLRFQLATGQLDNPTRISAVRKQIARAKTVVRERELGITS, encoded by the coding sequence ATGAAAGCTAATGAATTGCGCAACCTTACCACTGCTGAAATCGAGCAAAAGATTGCTGGTTTTAAAGAGGAACTCTTTAACCTGCGCTTTCAACTTGCTACCGGTCAATTGGATAACCCTACTCGTATCAGTGCTGTGCGTAAACAAATTGCACGTGCTAAAACAGTAGTTCGTGAAAGAGAACTTGGAATCACATCGTAA
- the rplP gene encoding 50S ribosomal protein L16 codes for MLVPKRVKHRKQQRGSMSGRAKGGTELNFGEFGLQATEPSWITNRQIEAARIAMTRYIKRGGKVWIKIFPDKPITQKPLEVRMGSGKGNVEKWVAVVKPGKIMFELAGVSEEIAREAMRLASHKLPVKTKFVKREELGGEANES; via the coding sequence ATGTTGGTACCAAAACGTGTAAAACACCGTAAACAACAACGCGGAAGCATGTCAGGTCGCGCTAAAGGCGGTACTGAATTGAACTTCGGAGAATTCGGTTTGCAAGCTACTGAGCCTTCTTGGATCACTAACCGTCAAATCGAAGCTGCTCGTATTGCTATGACTCGTTATATCAAACGTGGTGGTAAAGTATGGATCAAAATTTTCCCGGACAAGCCAATCACTCAAAAACCTCTTGAGGTTCGTATGGGTAGTGGTAAAGGTAACGTAGAAAAATGGGTTGCCGTTGTTAAACCAGGTAAAATTATGTTTGAACTTGCAGGTGTTTCTGAAGAGATCGCGCGTGAAGCTATGCGTCTTGCTTCTCACAAGTTGCCTGTAAAAACTAAGTTTGTGAAACGTGAAGAATTGGGTGGTGAAGCAAATGAAAGCTAA
- the rpsC gene encoding 30S ribosomal protein S3, producing MGQKVNPVGLRVGIIRDWESKWYAGKDFGDLLIEDVKIREYLKTKLKESAVSHIEIERAANRVNVTIHTAKPGMVIGRGGSEVEVLRTQVTKIAGGKKVHINISEIKNQELDAILVAESIAQQLERRVSFRRALKQAIQRTMRSGAKGIKTAVSGRLGGAEIARSEGYSEGTVPLHTLRADIDYGTAEAHTTYGRIGVKVWIYRGEVLPTAKKQAAQEGGN from the coding sequence ATGCTGGTAAAGACTTTGGCGATCTTCTTATCGAAGACGTTAAAATCCGTGAATACCTTAAAACCAAACTTAAAGAGTCTGCTGTCTCTCATATCGAAATCGAGAGAGCGGCTAATCGTGTGAACGTGACGATCCATACAGCTAAACCTGGTATGGTTATCGGACGCGGTGGTTCAGAAGTTGAAGTTCTTCGTACACAAGTAACTAAAATTGCTGGTGGTAAAAAAGTTCATATCAACATTTCTGAAATCAAAAATCAAGAACTTGATGCAATTCTAGTTGCAGAAAGTATTGCACAACAATTGGAACGTCGTGTTTCTTTCCGTCGTGCATTGAAACAAGCAATTCAAAGAACTATGCGTTCAGGCGCTAAAGGAATTAAAACAGCAGTTAGCGGACGTCTTGGCGGTGCTGAAATTGCCCGTTCTGAAGGCTACAGCGAAGGAACTGTTCCACTTCATACGCTTCGTGCCGATATTGACTATGGTACAGCAGAAGCGCATACTACTTATGGTCGTATTGGCGTAAAAGTATGGATTTATCGTGGAGAGGTTCTTCCTACGGCTAAGAAACAAGCTGCTCAGGAAGGAGGCAACTAA